A single Denticeps clupeoides chromosome 7, fDenClu1.1, whole genome shotgun sequence DNA region contains:
- the kcnt2b gene encoding potassium channel subfamily T member 2 isoform X5, which produces MVELEKEVLPLPPRYRFRDLLLGDWQADDRVQVEFYVNENTFKERLKLFFIKNQRSSLRVRLFNFFLKVLSCLLYILRVLLDDPRAETEERTGLLKQNASAHNKSHFDWSLIIWVNRPLPLWALQVLVAFISFSETMLLVYLSYKGNVWEQVLRIPFILEMISAVPFVITVILPSVRNLFIPVFLNCWLAKHALENMINDLHRAIQRTHSAMFNQVLILISTLVCLMFTCICGIQHLERAGNNLTLFDSLYFCVVTFSTVGFGDVTPKIWPSQLLVVIMICVALIVLPIQFEQLAFLWMERQKSGGNYSRYRAQTEKHVVLCVSCLKIDLLMDFLNEFFAHPRLQDYYVVILCPAEMDVQVRRVLHIPLWAQRVIYLQGSALKDQDLMRAKMDDAEGCFILSNRFEVDRFAADHQTILRAWAVKDFAPNCPLYVQILKPENKFHVKFADHVVCEEEFKYAMLALNCVCPATSTLITLLIHSSRGQECGANSADEWQRTYRRCSANEVHHIRLEESKFFGEYQGKSFTFASFHAHKKYGVCLIGVRRLDTANILLNPGPCHIMGASDTCFYINISKEENSAFVRDHREPMRGAGGEARGVPQTIYHGLTRLPVHSIIASMGTVAIDLQDSSDSSPEGPGPGGMALGGGAGGRSGVRAELGGSNTLALPALADSAEERRHSIAPVLELVDGVNGATFDLLGDQSEDEGGEEGKEEGNSDQKLPWWGGHCEWVKGYPLNSPYIGSSPALCHLLQEKMPFCCLRLDKACPHIPFEDARSYGFKNKLIIVSAESAGNGLYNFIVPLRAYYRPRKELNPIVLLLESIPEADFLEAICWFPMVFYTVGSIDNLDSLLRCGVTFADTMVVVDKESSMIAEEDYMADAKTIVNVQTLFRLFPALSIITELTHPANMRFMQFRVKDHYSLALSKLEKKEREKGSNLVFMFRLPFAAGKVFSVSMLDTLLYQSFVKDYMISITRLLLGLDSMPGSGFLCAMKITEEDLWIRTYGRLYQKLCSSTGDIPIGIYRTESQKLPVSESQVSITVEDYEDTREPREPLLSRSGPHRNSTSSEPPSSTTSHTDHPLLRRKSMQWARRLSRKGGRGPSGAKGPGSAAERISQQRLTLFRRSERQELNALVRTRMKHLGLSPSGFNGMTDQGNRLSYILINPSPDTRLELHDVVYLIRPDPLSQVPNQGAGRKPCAGRSEGHRFDTQDSTHL; this is translated from the exons AGTGCAGGTTGAGTTCTATGTGAATGAGAACACATTTAAGGAACGCCTCAAGCTGTTCTTCATCAAAAACCAAAGATCCA GTTTGAGGGTACGACTGTTCAACTTCTTCCTGAAGGTGCTGAGCTGCCTCCTGTACATCCTTCGTGTGCTGCTGGATGACCCGCGAGCGGAGACAGAGGAACG CACTGGCCTGCTCAAACAGAATGCCTCGGCCCATAACAAGAGTCACTTTGACTG GTCGCTCATCATCTGGGTGAACAGGCCACTGCCTCTCTGGGCACTGCAG GTTCTTGTGGCCTTCATTAGTTTTTCAGAAACCATGTTGCTGGTGTATCTAAGCTATAAG GGCAACGTTTGGGAACAAGTGTTACGTATTCCGTTCATTCTGGAAATGATCAGCGCTGTCCCTTTTGTAATCACT GTGATTCTGCCTTCTGTCAGAAATCTATTCATTCCTGTGTTTCTCAACTGCTGGCTAGCCAAACATGCCCTGGAAAACATGATA AATGACCTCCACCGAGCGATACAGCGCACTCACTCTGCCATGTTCAACCAGGTCCTCATTCTGATCTCCACCCTGGTCTGCCTCATGTTCACATG tatCTGTGGCATCCAGCATCTGGAGCGTGCAGGGAATAACCTCACACTCTTTGACTCACTGTATTTCTGTGTGGTCACCTTCTCCACTGTGGGCTTTGGTGACGTCACCCCTAAGATCTGGCCATCCCAGCTGCTTGTGGTCATCATGATCTGTGTTGCTCTGATTGTGTTGCCTATACAG TTTGAGCAGCTCGCCTTCCTGTGGATGGAGAGGCAGAAATCTGGGGGAAACTACAGCCGGTACCGGGCGCAGACGGAGAAGCATGTGGTGTTGTGCGTGAGCTGCCTGAAGATAGACCTCCTCATGGACTTCCTCAATGAGTTCTTCGCCCACCCCAGACTGCAG GATTACTATGTGGTCATCCTGTGTCCAGCCGAGATGGACGTGCAGGTGCGGAGGGTGCTGCACATCCCACTGTGGGCCCAGAGGGTGATCTACCTACAGGGTTCTGCGCTCAAGGACCAGGACCTGATGAGGGCCAA AATGGATGATGCGGAGGGCTGCTTTATCCTGAGTAACAGATTTGAAGTGGATCGCTTTGCTGCT GATCACCAGACGATTCTCAGGGCATGGGCGGTGAAGGACTTTGCCCCAAACTGCCCTCTGTATGTGCAGATCCTCAAACCCGAGAATAAGTTCCATGTCAAGTTTGCAG atCATGTGGTGTGTGAGGAGGAGTTTAAATATGCCATGTTGGCCCTCAACTGTGTGTGTCCCGCCACCTCCACCCTCATAACCCTACTGATCCACTCATCCAGGGGACA GGAATGTGGGGCAAACTCGGCGGACGAATGGCAGCGCACCTACCGCCGCTGCTCGGCCAATGAGGTGCATCACATACGGCTGGAGGAGAGCAAGTTTTTCGGGGAGTACCAGGGGAAGAGCTTCACCTTCGCCTCATTCCACGCACATAAGAA GTATGGCGTGTGTCTGATTGGGGTGCGTAGGCTGGACACTGCCAACATCCTCCTGAACCCCGGTCCCTGTCACATCATGGGGGCGTCTGACACCTGCTTTTACATCAACATCTCCAAAGAGGAAAACTCTGCCTTCGTCAGGGACCACAGGGAGCCAATGAGAGGGGCGGGCGGTGAGGCCAGAGGCGTCCCCCAGACCATCTACCACGGGCTGACCCGCCTGCCAGTGCACAGCATCATAGCCAGCATGG GCACAGTGGCCATCGACCTGCAGGACTCCAGTGACAGCAGTCCAGAGGGGCCAGGCCCTGGAGGGATGGCGTTGGGCGGCGGCGCAGGAGGTCGCAGCGGAGTCAGAGCTGAGCTGGGGGGCAGCAACACCCTGGCGCTCCCAGCCCTTGCCGACTcggcagaggagaggagacacAGCATCGCCCCAGTGCTGGAACTGGTGGACGGGGTCAACGGTGCCACTTTCGACCTCCTGGGAGACCAGTCTGAGGACGAGGGGGGAGAGGAGGGGAAGGAGGAAGGGAACAGTGACCAGAAGCTGCCGTGGTGGGGAGGACACTGCGA atgGGTTAAGGGGTACCCTCTGAACTCCCCATACATTGGCAGCTCTCCTGCCCTGTGCCACCTGTTGCAGGAGAAGATGCCATTCTGCTGCCTGCGTCTAGACAAG GCTTGTCCTCATATCCCATTTGAGGACGCACGCTCCTACGGCTTTAAGAACAAGCTGATCATTGTTTCTGCAGAGAGCGCAGGGAATGGCCTGTACAACTTCATCGTCCCACTGCGGGCGTACTACAGACCCCGGAAAGAGCTCAACCCCATCGTGCTCCTGCTGGAGAGCAT ACCTGAGGCTGACTTTCTGGAGGCCATCTGCTGGTTCCCCATGGTCTTCTACACAGTCGGCTCCATTGACAA CTTAGACAGCCTGCTGCGCTGTGGGGTCACGTTTGCTGACACCATGGTGGTTGTGGACAAAGAGAGCTCTATGATAGCTGAAGAGGACTACATGGCGGATGCCAAGACCATAGTTAATGTCCAGACTCTCTTCAG GCTGTTTCCAGCCCTGAGCATCATTACGGAGCTCACCCACCCAGCCAACATGCGCTTCATGCAGTTCAGGGTCAAAGACCACTATTCACTGGCTCTCTCTAagctggagaag aaggagagggagaaaggCTCGAACCTCGTCTTCATGTTCCGACTACCATTTGCTGCAGGAAAGGTGTTCAGTGTCAGTATGCTGGACACTCTGCTTTACCAG TCTTTTGTGAAGGACTACATGATCTCCATCACCAGACTACTGCTGGGCCTCGACTCCATGCCTGGATCAGGGTTCTTATGTGCT ATGAAGATAACAGAAGAGGACTTGTGGATCCGTACCTATGGTCGGCTTTACCAGAAACTGTGCTCCTCCACCGGTGACATCCCAATTGGCATTTACCGTACAGAGTCACAAAAACTCCCTGTCTCAGAG TCCCAGGTGTCCATCACGGTGGAGGACTACGAGGACACGCGGGAACCCAGAGAGCCCCTGCTGAGCCGCTCAGGCCCCCACCGCAACTCCACCTCCTCAGAGCCTCcgtcctccaccacctcccacACAGACCACCCGCTCCTGCGTCGCAAGAGCATGCAGTGGGCCCGACGCCTCAGCCGAAAGGGGGGGCGGGGCCCCAGCGGGGCCAAGGGCCCCGGCAGTGCTGCTGAGAGGATAAGCCAGCAGAGGCTGACGTTGTTCCGTCGCTCCGAGAGGCAGGAGCTGAACGCCCTGGTGCGCACGCGCATGAAGCACCTGGGCCTCTCTCCATCTGGcttca ACGGGATGACAGACCAGGGCAACAGGCTCTCTTACATCCTCATCAACCCCTCACCCGACACTCGCCTGGAGCTGCACGACGTTGT GTACCTGATACGGCCAGACCCCCTCTCTCAGGTGCCCAACCAAGGGGCTGGTCGCAAGCCCTGTGCTGGGAGGTCAGAGGGCCACAGATTTGATACACAAGACAGCACCCACTTGTGA